The following are encoded together in the Bradyrhizobium genosp. L genome:
- a CDS encoding isocitrate lyase/PEP mutase family protein: MAFRKRRESLRSILSGSTCIRPGSVYDATSIRIAEDLGFELGMFGGSVASFAVLGDPDIALITLTELAEQVRRMSRASTLPFLVDADHGYGNALNVRRTVQELEAAGAAGLTIEDTLLPQAFGEAKTQLISLAEGVGKMKGALDGRGDPSLVVLGRTGAVSITGLDDAIARAKAYEAVGVDGLFFTGIKSRSELEALSAATKLPIVLGGAPEEMTALDYLASQRVRIALQGHAPFAAATQAVYDTLKALRDGTSPKNLKGIASSELTGRVMREVEMKTRGGEFLGLKK, translated from the coding sequence GTGGCCTTTCGCAAACGACGTGAATCCCTCCGTTCGATTCTCTCCGGGTCGACCTGCATCCGTCCGGGCTCGGTCTACGACGCGACCTCGATCCGGATCGCGGAAGACCTCGGTTTCGAGCTCGGCATGTTCGGCGGCTCGGTGGCCTCGTTCGCCGTGCTCGGCGACCCTGACATCGCGCTGATCACGCTGACCGAGCTCGCCGAGCAGGTACGGCGGATGTCGCGGGCCTCAACGCTGCCGTTCCTGGTCGATGCCGACCACGGCTATGGCAATGCGCTCAATGTTCGCCGCACCGTGCAGGAGCTGGAAGCCGCCGGCGCCGCCGGCCTCACCATCGAGGACACGCTGCTGCCGCAGGCGTTCGGCGAGGCGAAGACACAGCTGATCTCGCTCGCGGAGGGCGTCGGCAAGATGAAGGGCGCGCTCGATGGCCGCGGTGATCCTTCGCTGGTCGTCCTGGGCCGCACCGGCGCCGTCTCGATCACCGGTCTCGACGACGCGATCGCGCGCGCCAAGGCCTATGAGGCGGTCGGTGTCGACGGATTGTTCTTCACCGGCATCAAGTCGCGCAGTGAGCTCGAGGCGCTGTCGGCTGCGACAAAACTGCCGATCGTGCTCGGCGGCGCGCCGGAGGAGATGACCGCGCTCGACTATCTGGCAAGTCAGCGCGTTCGGATCGCATTGCAGGGCCACGCGCCGTTCGCGGCCGCTACGCAAGCCGTCTACGACACGCTGAAGGCGCTGCGCGACGGCACCTCGCCGAAGAACCTCAAGGGTATCGCGTCGTCCGAGCTCACCGGCCGCGTGATGCGCGAGGTGGAGATGAAGACGCGCGGCGGCGAGTTTCT
- a CDS encoding acetyl-CoA carboxylase biotin carboxylase subunit yields the protein MFKRILIANRGEIACRVIKTARRMGIETVAVYSEADRDALHVEMADEAVLIGPPAAAESYLLIDKIVEACRKTGAQAVHPGYGFLSEREAFPRALEAAGIVFIGPNPGAIAAMGDKIESKKAAAKAKVSTVPGHLGVIEDDKHAVQIADEIGYPVMIKASAGGGGKGMRIAHSKGEVAEGFNLAKAEAKSSFGDDRVFIEKFIVDPRHIEIQVLGDKHGNVIYLGERECSIQRRNQKVIEEAPSPLLDEQTRRKMGEQAVALAKAVNYDSAGTVEFVAGQDKSFFFLEMNTRLQVEHPVTELITGIDLVEQMIRVAAGEKLALAQKDVTLTGWAVESRVYAEDPFRNFLPSIGRLVKYRPPAEASHDGITIRNDTGVQEGGEISIHYDPMIAKLVTHASSRAAAIEAQATALDAFYVDGIRHNIPFLSALMNHPRWREGRLSTGFIAEEFPKGFAARTPEGEIARRLAAVGAGIDHVLGERKRQISGQMGGRVVQRERRRAVWLDRAEIALDVAREADAIAVRFIGADGLPGNPHNLVSSWAPGEPVWHGTIDGNFVAAQVRAISNGFRLAHQGFEVPVYVFTETEATSARLMPVVSAADTGKKLLCPMPGLVVSIAVTEGQEVKAGETLAVVEAMKMQNVLRAERDGTVKKIHAAAGATLAVDALILEFA from the coding sequence ATGTTCAAACGAATCCTGATCGCCAACCGCGGCGAGATCGCCTGCCGGGTCATCAAGACTGCGCGCCGTATGGGCATCGAGACGGTCGCCGTCTATTCCGAGGCCGACCGCGACGCGCTCCATGTCGAGATGGCCGACGAGGCTGTGCTGATCGGACCGCCGGCCGCGGCCGAAAGCTATCTTCTGATCGACAAGATCGTCGAGGCCTGCCGCAAGACCGGCGCGCAAGCCGTGCATCCCGGCTACGGCTTCCTGTCCGAGCGCGAGGCGTTTCCGCGTGCGCTGGAGGCGGCCGGCATCGTCTTCATCGGCCCGAACCCGGGTGCGATCGCCGCGATGGGCGACAAGATCGAATCCAAGAAGGCGGCGGCCAAGGCCAAGGTGTCCACCGTGCCGGGTCATCTCGGCGTCATCGAGGACGACAAGCACGCGGTCCAGATCGCCGACGAGATCGGCTACCCCGTGATGATCAAGGCCTCCGCCGGCGGCGGCGGCAAGGGCATGCGCATCGCGCATTCGAAGGGAGAAGTCGCCGAGGGCTTCAACCTCGCCAAGGCCGAGGCGAAATCCTCGTTCGGCGACGATCGCGTCTTCATCGAAAAATTCATCGTCGATCCCCGGCACATCGAGATCCAGGTGCTCGGCGACAAGCATGGCAATGTGATCTATCTCGGCGAGCGCGAATGCTCGATCCAGCGCCGCAACCAGAAGGTCATCGAGGAGGCGCCATCGCCGCTGCTCGACGAGCAGACCCGTCGCAAGATGGGCGAGCAGGCGGTCGCACTCGCCAAGGCGGTGAACTACGATTCGGCGGGCACCGTGGAATTCGTCGCTGGCCAGGACAAGAGCTTCTTCTTCCTGGAGATGAACACCCGCCTGCAGGTCGAGCATCCCGTCACCGAATTGATCACCGGCATCGATCTGGTCGAGCAGATGATCCGCGTTGCCGCCGGCGAGAAGCTCGCGCTTGCGCAGAAGGACGTCACGCTGACCGGCTGGGCGGTGGAATCCCGTGTCTATGCCGAGGATCCGTTCCGCAACTTCCTGCCTTCGATCGGGCGGCTGGTGAAATACCGTCCACCGGCCGAAGCCAGCCATGACGGCATCACCATCCGCAACGACACCGGCGTGCAGGAAGGCGGCGAGATTTCGATCCATTACGATCCGATGATCGCAAAGCTCGTCACCCACGCGTCCTCGCGCGCAGCTGCGATCGAGGCGCAGGCGACCGCGCTCGACGCGTTCTATGTCGACGGCATCAGGCACAACATCCCGTTTCTATCGGCGCTGATGAATCATCCGCGCTGGCGCGAGGGGCGGCTGTCGACCGGCTTCATCGCCGAAGAATTCCCGAAGGGATTTGCGGCGCGGACGCCCGAGGGCGAGATCGCGCGGCGGCTCGCCGCAGTCGGCGCCGGCATCGATCACGTGCTGGGCGAACGCAAGCGGCAGATTTCCGGCCAGATGGGGGGCCGCGTCGTGCAGCGCGAGCGCCGGCGCGCAGTGTGGCTCGACCGCGCCGAGATCGCGCTCGACGTCGCGCGCGAGGCCGATGCGATCGCGGTGCGTTTCATCGGCGCCGACGGGCTGCCGGGCAATCCGCACAATCTGGTGTCGAGCTGGGCGCCGGGCGAGCCGGTCTGGCACGGCACGATCGACGGCAATTTCGTCGCGGCGCAGGTCCGCGCGATCAGCAACGGATTCCGTCTCGCCCATCAGGGCTTTGAGGTGCCGGTCTATGTCTTCACCGAGACCGAGGCGACCTCGGCGCGGCTGATGCCGGTGGTCTCGGCGGCCGACACCGGCAAGAAGCTGCTGTGTCCGATGCCCGGGCTCGTCGTGTCGATCGCGGTGACCGAGGGGCAGGAGGTCAAGGCCGGCGAGACGCTGGCCGTGGTCGAGGCCATGAAGATGCAGAACGTGCTGCGCGCCGAGCGCGACGGCACGGTCAAGAAGATCCACGCCGCCGCCGGCGCCACGCTTGCGGTCGACGCGCTGATTCTGGAGTTCGCATAG
- a CDS encoding thermonuclease family protein: MRFRNLVVTTLLLTCLSATPGVAAPAVVKDAGTVQLGNTTYRLDGIDAPAIDQLCTDEHADVWSCGVEARDQLVKLIGGKPIHCDDIGGDPSFKKRRLGVCKIEGDPTSLSQLLVQQGYALNAEASATGRFKPDEATAKDNRAGLWRGCFVAPHDFRHGTKDGALLGNSCPAERDTQIRAALFPDAPPMPATCNIKGKYAVRARVTGNIGIYHLQACRSYPGLSQDRWFCSEEDAQAAGFRRAYNCRPSKSK; encoded by the coding sequence ATGCGGTTTCGAAATCTGGTCGTCACGACGCTTCTCCTGACCTGCCTGTCTGCGACCCCCGGCGTTGCCGCGCCTGCGGTGGTCAAGGACGCCGGCACCGTCCAGCTCGGCAATACCACCTACCGCCTCGACGGCATCGACGCGCCGGCGATCGACCAGCTCTGCACCGACGAGCACGCCGACGTCTGGAGCTGCGGCGTCGAGGCGCGCGACCAGCTCGTCAAGCTGATCGGCGGCAAGCCCATTCATTGCGACGACATCGGCGGCGATCCCTCCTTCAAGAAACGCCGCCTCGGCGTCTGCAAGATCGAGGGCGATCCGACCAGCCTGAGCCAGCTCCTGGTCCAGCAGGGCTACGCGCTGAACGCCGAGGCATCGGCCACCGGCCGCTTCAAGCCGGACGAAGCCACGGCCAAGGACAATCGTGCCGGCCTCTGGAGGGGCTGCTTCGTCGCACCGCACGATTTCCGTCACGGCACGAAGGACGGCGCGCTGCTCGGCAACTCCTGTCCGGCCGAACGCGATACCCAGATTCGCGCCGCCCTCTTCCCCGACGCGCCGCCGATGCCCGCAACCTGCAACATCAAAGGCAAATACGCCGTGCGCGCCCGCGTCACCGGCAATATCGGCATCTATCATCTGCAGGCGTGCCGCAGCTATCCAGGCCTCAGCCAGGACCGCTGGTTCTGCTCCGAGGAGGATGCGCAGGCCGCCGGGTTCCGCCGCGCCTACAACTGCCGTCCAAGCAAGAGCAAGTGA
- a CDS encoding PAS domain-containing hybrid sensor histidine kinase/response regulator, with protein MTPPDPSDVLPEAAAAERLRQHLEEMARERDRAHRALQEREAELARIQRIARVGGLEIDFRHGVRNRRSPEYLLVHGLPPEDANEAYDNWVARIHPDDRERTVRHLFGVLKAGGEDYTDEYRIIRPNDGESRWIRVVGKIERDRSGRALRLVGADLDVTDQMLAQETLRESEERFRLIADSAPVPIWVTKLDRTRSFANQAYLDFLGLPFEEAIVFDWRKALHPDDLPHVLQEQITGELSLKPFVLEARYRNAAGDWRWLRSESQPRWDPNGKHIGFIGVAHDVTAAKQAEIELRKLNESLERRISERTAQLESREAQTRAILETSHQYQMLLDQYGDLLYSNRTALAGIRAEPANVLGRPFWDTPWFAATEGMPRAVKDAFATVMRGDEVKLQMPLRLPIGERHFDFEMRPLRDQHGTIVGAVPEAIDITERRRGEEALRQSQKMEAVGQLTGGVAHDFNNLLTIIRSATDFLRRRELPDERRRRYIDAISETVERASKLTAQLLAFARRQPLNPEVFNVGAQVDSVVQLIRPLVGARIHIEVRIDDPDCFAIADIGQFETALINLAVNGRDAMNGEGQLAIAVRKVHTIPPLRAQASRSGDFVAVSLQDTGSGISPDNLDAIFEPFFTTKEVGKGTGLGLSQAFGFVKQSDGDIEVTSTLGQGSTFTIYLPQAMRPADAKVAAAAGAEQASIGRGYRVLLVEDNDDVGQFSTELLEDLGYSVKRAANGNAALAMLSENEFAADLVFSDVIMPGMNGVELAGIIRERFPGLPVVLTSGYSNVLAENAHSGFELIQKPYSVEALSRTLRKAIVEQRATAAKP; from the coding sequence ATGACCCCTCCCGATCCCTCCGATGTGCTCCCTGAGGCTGCGGCAGCCGAGCGGCTGCGGCAGCACCTTGAGGAGATGGCGCGCGAGCGCGACCGCGCCCACCGCGCGCTGCAGGAGCGCGAGGCCGAGCTGGCGCGGATCCAGCGCATCGCGCGGGTCGGCGGCCTTGAGATCGATTTCCGTCACGGCGTGCGCAACCGCCGCTCCCCCGAATATCTGCTGGTCCACGGGCTGCCGCCCGAGGACGCCAACGAGGCCTATGACAACTGGGTCGCGCGCATCCACCCCGACGACCGCGAGCGAACCGTCAGGCACCTGTTCGGCGTGCTCAAGGCCGGCGGAGAGGATTACACGGACGAATACCGCATCATCCGCCCGAATGACGGCGAGAGCCGCTGGATCCGCGTCGTCGGCAAGATCGAACGCGACCGCAGCGGCCGCGCGCTGCGCCTGGTCGGCGCCGATCTCGACGTCACCGATCAGATGCTGGCACAGGAAACGCTGCGCGAGAGCGAGGAGCGCTTCCGCCTGATCGCCGACAGCGCGCCGGTCCCGATCTGGGTCACCAAGCTCGACCGCACCCGCTCCTTCGCCAACCAGGCCTATCTGGATTTTCTCGGCCTGCCGTTCGAGGAGGCGATCGTATTCGACTGGCGCAAGGCGCTGCATCCGGACGACCTGCCCCACGTCCTGCAGGAACAGATCACGGGCGAACTCTCGCTGAAACCGTTCGTGCTGGAGGCACGTTACCGGAACGCCGCCGGCGACTGGCGCTGGCTGCGCTCGGAATCGCAGCCGCGCTGGGACCCGAACGGCAAGCATATCGGCTTCATCGGCGTCGCCCACGACGTCACCGCCGCCAAACAGGCCGAGATCGAATTGCGCAAGCTCAACGAGTCGCTGGAACGGCGCATCTCCGAACGCACCGCCCAGCTCGAGTCCCGCGAAGCGCAGACGCGCGCGATCCTGGAGACCAGTCATCAGTACCAGATGCTGCTCGACCAGTACGGCGACCTGCTCTACAGCAACCGAACCGCGCTGGCCGGCATTCGCGCCGAACCGGCCAACGTCCTCGGCAGGCCGTTCTGGGACACGCCGTGGTTTGCCGCGACCGAGGGCATGCCGCGCGCGGTCAAGGATGCCTTCGCGACCGTGATGCGCGGCGACGAGGTCAAGCTGCAGATGCCGCTGCGGCTGCCGATCGGCGAGCGCCATTTCGATTTCGAGATGCGGCCGCTGCGCGACCAGCACGGCACCATCGTCGGCGCGGTCCCGGAGGCCATCGACATCACCGAGCGCCGCCGCGGCGAGGAAGCGCTGCGGCAGTCGCAGAAGATGGAAGCGGTCGGCCAGCTCACCGGCGGCGTCGCGCACGACTTCAACAATCTGCTCACCATCATCCGCTCGGCCACCGACTTCCTGCGCCGCCGCGAGTTGCCGGACGAGCGCCGCCGCCGCTACATCGATGCGATCTCCGAGACGGTGGAACGCGCCTCCAAGCTGACCGCGCAACTGCTGGCATTCGCGCGCCGGCAGCCGCTCAATCCGGAAGTGTTCAATGTCGGCGCGCAGGTCGACAGCGTGGTGCAGTTGATCCGCCCCCTGGTCGGTGCGCGCATCCACATCGAGGTCAGGATCGACGATCCCGACTGCTTTGCGATCGCCGATATCGGCCAGTTCGAGACCGCGCTGATCAACCTCGCGGTCAACGGCCGCGACGCCATGAATGGCGAGGGCCAGCTCGCGATCGCCGTCCGCAAGGTCCACACCATTCCCCCGCTGCGCGCCCAGGCCTCGCGCAGCGGCGACTTCGTCGCGGTCTCGCTCCAGGATACCGGCAGCGGCATCTCGCCTGATAATCTCGACGCGATCTTCGAGCCGTTCTTCACGACCAAGGAGGTCGGCAAGGGAACGGGTCTCGGACTGAGCCAGGCCTTCGGCTTCGTCAAGCAATCCGACGGCGATATCGAGGTGACGAGCACCCTCGGTCAAGGTTCGACCTTCACCATCTATCTGCCGCAGGCGATGCGGCCGGCCGACGCCAAGGTCGCGGCCGCCGCCGGCGCCGAGCAGGCCTCGATCGGCCGGGGCTACCGCGTGCTGCTGGTGGAAGACAACGACGATGTCGGCCAGTTCTCGACCGAGCTGCTCGAGGACCTCGGCTATTCGGTCAAGCGCGCCGCGAACGGCAATGCGGCGCTGGCGATGCTGTCGGAAAACGAGTTCGCCGCCGACCTCGTGTTCTCCGACGTGATCATGCCCGGCATGAACGGCGTCGAGCTCGCCGGCATCATCCGCGAGCGCTTTCCCGGCCTGCCCGTGGTGCTGACCAGCGGCTACAGCAACGTCCTCGCTGAGAACGCCCATAGCGGCTTCGAGCTGATCCAGAAGCCCTACTCGGTCGAAGCGCTGTCGCGGACGCTGCGGAAAGCGATCGTCGAACAACGCGCGACCGCCGCGAAGCCGTGA
- a CDS encoding septal ring lytic transglycosylase RlpA family protein, with protein sequence MKSAATSAAMLLFACCAANAESGLASYYHGIGRSGEMTCAHRTRPFGSMVTVMYGGKSIRCRVNDRGPFIRGRIIDVSTTAARALGILQMGVAHVTIE encoded by the coding sequence ATGAAGTCCGCAGCAACGTCCGCAGCCATGCTGTTGTTTGCTTGTTGTGCCGCAAACGCAGAAAGTGGCCTTGCGTCTTATTATCATGGCATCGGCAGAAGCGGCGAAATGACCTGTGCGCATCGCACGCGGCCATTCGGCAGTATGGTCACGGTGATGTATGGCGGGAAATCGATCCGCTGCCGCGTCAACGATCGTGGGCCATTCATTCGCGGACGGATCATCGACGTCTCCACGACGGCGGCGCGGGCGCTCGGCATCCTGCAAATGGGCGTCGCGCATGTGACGATCGAGTAG
- a CDS encoding bifunctional diguanylate cyclase/phosphodiesterase — MRMGAVQWLVLSAALLVLAITLGIGYLALQFRERTLEASERELNNTALLLSRHFDQQLSDLQHVHDDIVSYLQGGQIETAEQFERSMSLLSAHEMLRTRLAALPHVGGLNLFNAKGWLINSSEMWPVPDVNVADRRYFQEFTSGRPTSSVIVEPAMSKVTGVWTTIFARKITGRNGEVIGFASRGVEPSHFEDFVASLALSGDTVISMIHRDGTIIARYPQDVNAVGRNIIDQPLFRKVLSLGGNTSGRFVGVSGEESVGAVKSLAHFPILILATTRTSSALQDWRAQTKLQFCAAVLAVVIVVMTIFMIVRQLRRQHDAAQRRLSEKSQHLDTAINTMTQGLLLFDASARLVICNQQYLEMFGLSPDIVRPGCHLRDLILHRQAAGSFVGDVDEYCARFTNPETDKVQDIVVTTPDGRNIRLIYKRSPDGGWATTLEDVTEGRRAQARIEYLAHYDALTSLPNRTLFQRHAEGLLLEPGARTFAILYIDIDEFKRINDTLGHLIGDEFLRTVAEKLRQSVGPNDFIARLGGDEFAIVQHDIASDDDVSGLVAQIYQSLRTPFDCYGHRLSGDASIGIAVAPRHGADLFGLLKCADLAMYAAKAAGRRTYRLFDPAMERQANLRRELEADLRIALADGGFELHYQPLVDLRSGEVTGCEALLRWRHPVRGMISPAEFIPLAEETGLIEEIGQWVLRTACIEAAGWPAHVRLAVNVSPVQFKSETLALKVAAALAESGLDPRRLELEITEAVLIADDDAALVTLGQLRALGVHIALDDFGTGYSSLQYLQRFPFDKIKIDRSFVKEVTRNTGSASIIRAVVSIAADRNMITTAEGVETDQQRDTVQMLGCTQMQGYLFSKPIPAQDLRTLLATERFEDAA, encoded by the coding sequence ATGCGAATGGGTGCGGTTCAGTGGCTGGTCTTGAGTGCAGCTTTGCTGGTACTCGCGATCACGCTCGGCATCGGCTACCTTGCGCTGCAATTTCGCGAGCGCACGCTCGAGGCATCGGAACGCGAGCTCAACAATACTGCGCTGCTGCTGTCGCGGCATTTCGACCAGCAGCTCAGCGATCTGCAGCACGTCCACGACGATATCGTGAGTTATCTGCAGGGAGGCCAGATCGAGACCGCCGAGCAGTTCGAGCGGTCCATGTCACTGCTCAGCGCGCACGAGATGCTGCGCACGCGCCTCGCGGCGCTGCCGCATGTCGGCGGGCTCAATCTGTTCAATGCCAAGGGATGGCTGATCAACTCGTCCGAGATGTGGCCGGTCCCCGATGTCAATGTCGCGGACCGGCGCTATTTCCAGGAGTTCACCTCGGGCAGGCCGACGTCATCCGTCATCGTCGAGCCCGCGATGAGCAAGGTGACAGGCGTTTGGACCACGATCTTCGCGCGCAAGATCACCGGGCGCAATGGCGAGGTCATCGGCTTTGCGAGCCGCGGCGTGGAGCCGAGCCATTTCGAGGATTTCGTGGCGTCGCTGGCGCTGAGCGGCGACACCGTGATCTCGATGATTCACCGCGATGGCACCATCATCGCGCGCTATCCGCAGGACGTGAACGCGGTCGGCCGCAACATCATCGACCAGCCGCTGTTCCGCAAGGTGCTGAGCCTCGGCGGCAACACCTCGGGCCGCTTCGTCGGCGTATCGGGCGAGGAGAGTGTCGGCGCGGTGAAGTCGCTGGCGCACTTTCCGATCCTGATCCTTGCCACCACCAGGACCTCGAGCGCGCTGCAGGACTGGCGTGCCCAGACCAAGCTGCAGTTCTGCGCGGCGGTTCTGGCCGTCGTCATCGTCGTGATGACGATCTTCATGATCGTTCGCCAGTTGCGGCGCCAGCACGACGCGGCGCAGCGCAGGCTGTCCGAGAAGAGCCAGCATCTCGACACCGCCATCAACACCATGACGCAGGGCCTGTTGCTGTTCGACGCCTCGGCGCGGCTCGTGATCTGCAATCAGCAATACCTCGAGATGTTCGGGCTTTCGCCCGACATCGTCAGGCCGGGATGCCACCTGCGCGACCTGATCCTGCATCGGCAGGCGGCCGGCTCGTTCGTCGGCGACGTCGACGAATATTGCGCCCGCTTCACCAATCCGGAAACCGACAAGGTCCAGGATATCGTGGTCACCACGCCCGATGGTCGCAATATCCGCCTGATCTACAAGCGTTCACCCGACGGCGGCTGGGCCACCACGCTCGAGGACGTCACCGAGGGCCGCCGTGCGCAGGCACGGATCGAATATCTCGCGCATTACGATGCGCTGACCAGCCTGCCGAACCGGACGCTGTTCCAGCGCCATGCCGAAGGCCTGCTGCTCGAACCCGGCGCGCGCACCTTCGCGATCCTCTATATCGATATCGACGAGTTCAAGCGCATCAACGATACGCTGGGCCATCTGATCGGCGACGAGTTTCTGCGCACCGTTGCGGAGAAGCTGCGCCAGTCGGTCGGACCGAACGACTTCATCGCGCGGCTCGGCGGCGACGAGTTCGCCATCGTCCAGCATGACATCGCCTCCGATGACGACGTCAGCGGCCTGGTCGCGCAGATCTACCAGTCTTTGCGCACGCCGTTCGACTGCTACGGCCATCGCCTGTCCGGCGACGCCAGCATCGGCATCGCGGTCGCGCCGCGCCATGGCGCGGACCTGTTCGGCCTGCTGAAATGCGCCGACCTTGCGATGTACGCCGCCAAGGCGGCGGGCCGCAGGACCTACCGCCTGTTCGATCCGGCGATGGAGCGGCAGGCCAATCTGCGCCGCGAGCTGGAGGCCGATTTGCGGATCGCGCTCGCCGATGGCGGCTTCGAGCTGCATTACCAGCCGCTGGTCGATCTGCGCAGCGGCGAGGTGACCGGCTGCGAGGCGCTGCTGCGCTGGCGGCATCCGGTGCGCGGCATGATCTCGCCGGCGGAGTTCATTCCGCTCGCCGAGGAGACCGGGTTGATCGAGGAGATCGGACAGTGGGTGCTGCGCACCGCCTGCATCGAGGCCGCAGGCTGGCCGGCGCATGTGCGCCTTGCGGTCAACGTCTCGCCGGTCCAGTTCAAGTCGGAGACGCTGGCGCTGAAGGTCGCCGCCGCGCTCGCTGAAAGCGGGCTCGACCCGCGCAGGCTCGAACTCGAGATCACCGAGGCGGTGCTGATCGCCGACGACGATGCGGCGCTGGTGACGCTGGGCCAATTGCGCGCGCTCGGCGTCCACATCGCGCTCGACGATTTCGGCACCGGCTACTCGTCGCTGCAATATCTGCAGCGCTTCCCGTTCGACAAGATCAAGATCGACCGCAGCTTCGTCAAGGAGGTGACCCGCAACACCGGTTCGGCCTCGATCATCCGCGCCGTGGTCTCGATCGCAGCCGATCGCAACATGATCACGACCGCCGAAGGCGTCGAGACCGACCAGCAGCGCGACACCGTGCAGATGCTCGGCTGCACCCAGATGCAGGGCTACCTGTTCAGCAAGCCGATTCCCGCGCAGGATCTGCGGACGCTTCTGGCCACGGAACGATTCGAGGACGCCGCTTAG
- a CDS encoding efflux RND transporter periplasmic adaptor subunit translates to MKRVVLFSTGVGAGVALVVLVAGSIGWPVKLPDAVPEALTASSPKPEAKRESSGHIALSEDQLRDAGIGLAQVNGGTLRRHFLALGSLIPDADHIGRVSVRVLATVTELRKRLGDSVEKGEIVAAIESREVADAKSEYLAARLTNDLQQTLYARQKTLVESRTVSENEFLRTRLMANDAQIKLDGARQKLFALGLSDGEIADLPNQPPESLRTQFLRSPIAGRVSERRVDLGGLIGREGQESELYVIVNLDDIWVDLAVSPEDIGAVSEGVAVNIRAIGTEDQASADVIFVSPLLDRETRNARVIATVPNRNHRWKPGTFVTAEVPLAGSPSAVIVSKQAIQTVKGTPTVFVRDAGGFEARSVRTGREDDDDVEIAAGLAAGETIAVRNTFTLKAELEKDDAEHDHD, encoded by the coding sequence ATGAAACGGGTTGTTCTATTTTCCACCGGCGTGGGCGCCGGTGTCGCATTGGTCGTTCTGGTCGCCGGTTCGATCGGTTGGCCGGTCAAACTCCCGGATGCGGTGCCGGAGGCTCTGACCGCGAGTTCACCGAAGCCCGAGGCAAAGCGTGAGTCTTCCGGACATATCGCGCTGAGTGAAGACCAGCTTCGGGACGCCGGCATCGGGCTCGCGCAGGTCAACGGCGGCACGCTCAGGCGCCATTTCCTCGCGCTGGGCTCGCTGATCCCCGACGCCGACCATATCGGCCGCGTCTCGGTGCGCGTGCTCGCGACGGTCACGGAACTGCGCAAGCGGCTCGGCGACAGCGTCGAGAAAGGCGAGATCGTCGCCGCGATCGAAAGCCGCGAGGTCGCCGATGCCAAGAGCGAATACCTTGCCGCCCGCCTGACCAACGATTTGCAGCAGACCCTCTATGCCAGGCAGAAGACCCTGGTCGAAAGCCGCACGGTGTCGGAGAACGAGTTCCTGCGCACGCGTCTGATGGCGAACGACGCCCAGATCAAGCTCGACGGCGCGCGCCAGAAGCTGTTCGCGCTGGGCCTGTCGGATGGCGAGATCGCCGATCTGCCGAACCAGCCGCCGGAGAGCCTGCGGACGCAATTCCTCCGCTCCCCGATCGCGGGCCGGGTCTCCGAACGGCGCGTCGATCTCGGCGGGCTGATCGGTCGCGAAGGCCAGGAGAGCGAGCTCTACGTCATCGTCAATCTCGACGACATCTGGGTCGACCTCGCAGTCTCGCCCGAAGACATCGGCGCGGTCAGCGAGGGTGTCGCGGTCAACATCCGCGCCATCGGCACCGAGGACCAGGCCAGCGCGGACGTGATCTTCGTCAGCCCCCTGCTCGACCGCGAAACCCGCAACGCGCGGGTGATCGCGACCGTGCCCAACAGGAACCATCGCTGGAAACCCGGCACGTTCGTCACCGCCGAGGTGCCGCTGGCAGGGAGCCCGTCGGCCGTGATCGTCTCGAAGCAGGCGATCCAAACCGTCAAGGGAACGCCGACCGTGTTCGTGCGCGACGCCGGCGGCTTCGAGGCTAGGTCGGTACGGACTGGTCGAGAGGACGACGACGATGTCGAGATCGCGGCCGGTCTTGCCGCCGGCGAGACCATCGCCGTGCGAAACACCTTCACGCTGAAGGCCGAGCTCGAGAAGGACGACGCGGAGCACGACCATGATTGA